ggccatgcttgcaactgagctatttttagtgcctgaggcagaggctccatagagccatcctcagcgcccagggccgatgcacttgaatatattgagccatggctgcaggaggagaagagagaagcagagagagagaaagagggagagagaagagggtgtgggggcagggtggaaaagcagatggttgcttcttctatgtgccctgaccgggcattgaacctgggacatccacatgccaggccgtcgctctaccacagagccaactggccagggccacatttttgcACATTTGAAAAAGCGATTAGAAACGATCAAAAATAGAATTCCAGTTAATTGACAAATACATATTGAGTTCTTTTCATTATGTGCTAGGACAAGATGGACACACTCCTTGTTTTCAAATCGCTTACCAAATCCAAATCCTGTGACCACGTTCAGGGAGACTGGGCCTCCCTCCCGTTCAGAACCCACGACTAGGTGATGGGAGGAGACCAGTACGAAACGCAGTTCTGGACATCATCGCCGAGCGGTGGCGGGAACCGTGGAAACACCTGTGGGCGGCCAGTGCTTTCTCCCCGGCGGCCTTATCTCCGCCGTGCTGTCTCAGCACTCGGGCTCTCCCGGCTCAGTTCCACTGACCTCATTTACAGCACTTCTTGATAAGAGCCCTCAGGCTGAAAAAGGTTCTGGGAAAAGATATTTTGCCAACAAAATCTCTTCGCTGAATGGCAGGCCCCTTACCCTAATCAGCGCTGGCACAGGTCCGCGGGAACAGCCTCCAAGTGCCATTTTTACTATTCTCTAAATTACaatcttttatttcccttccaTTTCAGATGTGTCCGTTAATAGGTATCTCCTCAAAAAATCTAGTCCATCTTTAGTcatagtttaatatttttctctgggGGAGCAGGCAGGATGGATGTAGGCATAGTGTTCCACTGTTGATCAACAGGACATTCTTTGTCCTTATTAAGAAACAGTTTAGGACAACGTAAGATGTTTTGCTTTTGATTCCTGGATCAGATACGTAATCACTGCGTTCGAGGCTACAGGTAACAAAACACCCAGGTACAGTGACATAGGGACTTATTTTTCTCACATAGCAAGCAGCCCAGACAAAGGCAGAGCTGGGCAGCTCTTCAACAACACTATGGAGGATCGAGacccttctctttcttcatcaTCTTCAACTTTGAAATTCTCCCTCATGGTCGCAAGGGGGCTGCCGCAGCCCTAATAACAAGGCCTGCAGCCCAAGTTGGGACAAAGGGAACCATTACAGGTGAATCTGACTCATTCATCTTTCCAGAAGCTCTGCAAAGTTCCCCACAGTTCTCTTCTTAGAGACTCCTGGCCAGAACCACctcggggcaggggagggggttgAATGCACCACAACCGGATCCGTGACACCCGGAACAGAGCCTGTGCTGTGTTAGTAAGAAAGGTGGGAGGTTGCCTCAACTCCTGAGCTGGAGGACATGGATGAGCTACTCACGCAGCAGGCTGCTGGCACTTGCTTGGGACTGCACTTCCTCTCCCTCAGAGCCTGTACTCAGCGGTACGGCCCAGACCAGCAGGAGTAGGATTGGTCTCTTGTTGCACACACCAaatcactcattcattctttaatTTACCCACACAATTTAAATTTACTGAACGTCTTCTCTATGCCAGGCGTGAGGAACACAGTGATGACCAAAGAGACGCAATCCTTGCCCTCACAGATAATCCAgtcctacattaaaaaaaaaaaaaaaaaagaggccctggccggttggctcagcggtagagcgtcggcctggcgtacagaagtcccgagttcgattcctggccagggcacataggagaagcatccatttgcttctccaccctcccccctccttcctctctgtctctctcttcccctcccgcagccaaggctccattggagcaaagatggcccgggcgctggggatggctccttggcctctgacccaggcgctagaagtggctctggtcgcagcagagcgacgccccagaggggcagagcatcgccccctggtgggcagaacgtcgcccctggtgggcgtgccggatggatcccggtcgggcgcatgcgggagtctgtctgactgtctctccctctttccagcttcagaaaaattaaaaaaaaaaaaaaaaagaaaaccagccctggccggatagcttgattggtagagcaatcatcctgaagtgcagaggttgccggttcagtctctagtcagggcacattcagaaacagatcgattttcctgtctctcttctctctctatcctcctcgctcacaaaaatcaatatttttaaaatacattaaaaaaaatagggcagTGTATCTTAGATTTGTTTTACCTTCCATCTCAACAGCCAGATTCAGTTTTTAAGTATGAATGTCCTTATGGTTAATAAAAAATGGTTAATAAAAAATGGAGCATTTGTTTCTCCATGGCTGACTCAGTGTTACCTTTATAAATAgaggtggtctttttttttttttttgtgacagacagagagagggacacatagggacagacagacaggaagggagagagatgagaagcatcaattcttcgttgcagcaccttagttgttcattgattgcttgctcatatgtgccttgacggggcagggGCGGCGgcaacagcagaccaagtgatgccttgctcaagctggtaagcccgcgctcaagctggcgacctcagggtttcgaaccttggtcctctgcgtcccagtccaacactctatccactgcgccaccacctggtcaggttggagGTGGTCTTGAGCAACTGAACATCAGGCCGAGTGATAGGGAAGACAAAGTTCAATGTGTAAGGGACCAAGAGTAAACAGTACAGATGCATGCATTTAGCTACTTGTTTAGTTACCAGTCCCTGTTGgcttagcacaggggtccccaaactttttacacagggggccagttcactgtccctcagactgttggagggccggactataaaaaaaactatgaacaaatccctatgcacactgtacatatcttactttaaagtaaaaaaacaaaacaggaacaaatacaatatttaaaataaagaacaagtaaatttaaatcaacaaactgaccagtatttcaacgggaactatgggcctgcttttggctgagatggtcaatgtccggttccatatttatcactgctaggcgtaacaagtgatatgacgcgcttccagagccgtgacgcatgtgtcccacgtcaccggaagtagtactgtacgtgagtgaggccgtgctttgcggcgccgccacatacagtactccaggagcacaggatgtggatgcatcctgtgctcctctcactgaccaccaatgaaagaggtgccccttctggaagtgcagcggggctggataaatggcctcagggggccgcagtttggggacgcctggcttAGCAGGATGCAGTCATTCTGAGGCGCAGACCACACAGGGGGAGGCTtgtggagggtgggaggggctgtATCTCAGCCTCCTTTGCACCCCCCACATCAACTCAGTGCCAGACGACTCATGGTGAGTACCTAGTAAATACGTTTGCTGACCCAGGCTCCACAAGTTAGACCTTTCTCTACTAGAAGCCACACAATTCTTTAAGGTCAAAGTGAACGGCTAGTGATCCCtgactttttgtattttatagggcaaatttattctttctgtgctgTGTGTTCTATCCAATGCGCCAGGGCCCACTGACACATTACTTGTGGATATGCTAGAGGTGAGCTGAGTTCCTGGGCCCTGAACCCTAAGCCCTGGGGAGGCTGAGCCCTGGGGTGACATGCCTTCCCCTGTCAGTTTGCCACACAAGCCGTCCCATGACTACATGTAGCatgaagagagaaaggggcacaCAGTACTAGGAGCTCAATATCCACAGCAACCTGAGCCAACATGCCTTCCTGGGGAATAACTGCTCTTTCAGCCCACCTCTGTGTAGCTCTATCAGAGGACGAAAATTAAAGCCaggcttttatttacttatttatttagtgttattAAACTATGGTATACTCCACAGATCCTTTGTGGAATAGGGCAGGGTGTAACTACATcctggcttttgtttgtttttgtaaacattttattttataaaactttatttgattgatttgagagagagcaagagagaaagaaacattgatttattgttccctTACccctgcattccttggttgattcctgtatgtgcccagatcagggatcaaactcgcaacctgACGTTATCAGGATGATGTTTCAACCAAGAGCTACCAGGCTTGGGCACACACACCTGGCTTTTAAATTTTCCCGAGTGTTAACACTGCCACAGGCCATCTGGAATATAAAACCTGCCTTTTCTATCAGCTGCTCATAAGACACTTACGTGAGACCCCTCTATGAACTGCATGCTATTTGAGTCCTATCAAGACAGGTGAGAGAAGTGGTGTTTGAGAAAGACTAAGGGGCATGTTAGACACTTTCATTTAAATTCCCAGAATACTATTCTTACTCTCACTTAGATCAGGATATAGCATGCTTGGCTATCACCTTGGCTCCCACAGAAATATCACCGTTGAACAAGACAGTTTCCTTAGCTTTATgggaagttgatttttttttaaatacacatgaAGAATGGTTCTGAACTGGCCCCTAATTAGATTGGAAGGTATTTGATAGCAGGGACTGTCTTATACATCTTTGTAGCTCTTGCACCAACGATCTAACTTCTTGGGAGTTGTGAGCATGTAAAACATTACATAAATACTGAATGCAAGAAATAAGGTATGTATAAACTTGTAGTAAGGTATCAacctttttaaagaaggaaaacctATCTGGTGATGCTAAAATTTGATTCCAGGTGAAACATCAAGAGGGAATAACTTTAAAAGAGACTAAGAAATACTTGGTCTGAACCAGGTTTTCTGGATAGTTCAAAAacatctaaaaattattttaatgaagaaaCGGTCTTTGAAAACCAGGTCCTCAAGGTTATGGAGATCAGTGTGGACAAATTCATGTGGATGAGGGTGCTCAAAAACACTCCTTCTGTAGAAGCCAGTGTAAGTTCATTCCTGGAACATCTGTGAGTGATTGCAACAGGTCGGGAGAGGTGATTCTGCCAACTGCCGGGTCTTTAGCGGCCCTGCTGGCAGCCCAGGCAGAGAGTATCTCCTGTCCATTCCTGAAAGGAGACTCCACTGCCAAGTCAGGAGGAACTAAGAAGTCCAGAAGGCTCTGAGAAGTTGGCACCAGGGCACACTCGGGTTCAAGGCACTGAgttagatttgaaaaaaaatcacttaaaaatccAAGATTACAGTGGATTTAAAGCATTGTAAGAAATCTCTTTCATGACTAAGACCACTTAAAAATCCTGGACAGAAACGAGTCTAGAGAAAGTAACCCAGCAGCGAACAGGAAGTTACTGGTACTCCTAGAGTATTTAGTGCACGTGGGTCTGGGAATGACAACTCAGCGTGGCTGATACTGTCAGGTGCACAGGGCCCTGCCTTTCACAGACACAGGGACGTTCTAGGAAGGTAACGCTGTTGCCACATGTGCAGAAACTGCCTCCTGTGACTGGCAATGCAGCCACGACTGTGAGCAGAGACTTTAGGAAGAGACAGTTCAGAAAGCACCAAATAGGTTCCTTCCCACTCTCTTCCATCCATTGGTTTTCTTTTCAGTAGATTCCCAAGGACCTCCAGGCGCACAGAACTTGGGTTTGGGGAAGGGAACCCCAGGGGGAGGGCGGCGAGGGCAACTGTCCGATCCGGAGGACACCCGCGCCACTTGCACTAGACGCTCTGGGATCCGCCCAGCGGCCCCACGCGGACCCCCGGGTCGTGGCTCTCCCAGGCGGGGAGGGTGCCCACCCTGAGCGCATCCGGGGGGTAGCGCCGCCGCGCGGTCCCCGGAAGTGGCGGCGGGCGGGGGGCGCGCTGCAGCCATGGCCGCCGGCTTTGTGCGCCGCGCGCGGGCCCCGGCCGTCCGCGCCTCGCCCGGGCCGCGGAGCCGCCTCTGACCCGCCCCGCCCGCTGCCGGCCCCGCCTCCGCGCGCTCCCCGCGCCCGCGCGCCCTCGCTCGCCGCCTCGCTGCCTACCTGCCTGCCCGGCCGGCGGCGGGCCCAGGCCGCCCCGATGCCCGAGCCCGGCCCCAGGATGAACGGCTTCTCGCTGGGCGAGCTGTGCTGGCTCTTCTGCTGCCCGCCCTGCCCAAGCCGCATCGCCGCCAAGCTGGCTTTCCTGCCGCCGGAGCCCACCTACACGGTGCTGGCGCCCGAGCAGCGCGGCCCGGGCCCCGGCGCGCCCGCCCCGGCCACCCCGGCGCCCGCCGCTCCGGCGCCCGCGGCCACCCCGGCGCAGGCGGCGGCGCAGGCGGCCGAGGAGGGCGCGGGCCCGGGCGTGTGCAGCCTGCACCTGAGCGAGCGCGCCGACTGGCAGTACTCGCAGCGCGAGCTGGACGCCGTCGAGGTCTTCTTCTCGCGCACGGCCCGCGACAACCGGCTGGGCTGCATGTTCGTGCGCTGCGCGCCCTCCAGCCGCTACACGCTGCTTTTCTCGCACGGCAACGCGGTGGACCTGGGCCAGATGTGCAGCTTCTACATCGGCCTGGGCTCGCGCATCAACTGCAACATCTTCTCCTACGACTACTCGGGCTACGGCGTCAGCTCGGGCAGGCCCTCCGAGAAGAACCTCTACGCCGACATCGACGCCGCCTGGCAAGCGCTCCGTACCCGGTGAGCCCGCGGAGTGGCCCGGCCTGTGGCTGCGGGGAGGCGAGTGGGGACCCCTCCTGGGCTGGGGGCGAGCCGAAAGCCCCGGCCCTGTGGATTCGCTTCCTTCCCCGTCCTGGTCTTCTCCCACCACCCCGTCCATAACCCCGCTAGTCCTGAGCTTCCTGGACAACCCAGGCTCGGAGGGTTTGGCCAGCTTGGGCACACCTAGGTGCCCCCGGCCCCCCAGCTGGGTCTTCTGTGGCTCTAGTCACCTCAAGTGGCAGCGTGGGGTGCTTCAGTGCCGGGAGAAAGAAAACTCTTTGGTTTGCATTTAGTTTGAGCTGGCAACCGGAGACTCGGGTCCTCAGActcaagtgaccttgggcaaggcacAGGGCGCCCGGAGATCGCTGTTTCCTTTCTAAGGTCAGCGGGTGAGCCAGGATGACCTCTCAAAGACTTTCCGGTTGTGAAGTGCTCTGCGGGGCAGCATCTGGGCAGCTGTGGACACCGGTCGAGGGCCCGGTGGTGTGAAGTTTATGCCCTGGTCGGGCAGAGTAGCTGTGGTGGGCAGGTTTTTAGGGGTGGCTGTCTGGATGGCACCCTCCAGAGAGCCTCTGCAACAGCCCAGGATGAATGTGGATACAGGGTTTGGGGGTTCTCTTCACCTTGAACTAGCATTCCCAGGGGGACTGGAAAGTATTCCTTGAGGGAGGACCATTTATGGGCCAGGC
Above is a window of Saccopteryx bilineata isolate mSacBil1 chromosome 7, mSacBil1_pri_phased_curated, whole genome shotgun sequence DNA encoding:
- the ABHD17C gene encoding alpha/beta hydrolase domain-containing protein 17C, translated to MPEPGPRMNGFSLGELCWLFCCPPCPSRIAAKLAFLPPEPTYTVLAPEQRGPGPGAPAPATPAPAAPAPAATPAQAAAQAAEEGAGPGVCSLHLSERADWQYSQRELDAVEVFFSRTARDNRLGCMFVRCAPSSRYTLLFSHGNAVDLGQMCSFYIGLGSRINCNIFSYDYSGYGVSSGRPSEKNLYADIDAAWQALRTRYGVSPENIILYGQSIGTVPTVDLASRYECAAVILHSPLMSGLRVAFPDTRKTYCFDAFPSIDKISKVTSPVLVIHGTEDEVIDFSHGLAMYERCPRAVEPLWVEGAGHNDIELYAQYLERLKQFISHELPNS